A stretch of Sphingorhabdus sp. YGSMI21 DNA encodes these proteins:
- a CDS encoding Glu/Leu/Phe/Val dehydrogenase dimerization domain-containing protein has translation MSVMWDLPDFDDHEAVHFFHDADSGLSAIIALHSTHLGPGAGGTRFWHYENRETAVTDALRLSRGMSFKNAMAGLPLGGGKAVILADRNRTKTPEMLAAFGRMIESLGGQYVTAEDVGITAADMVALTKETKYVSGLPVSNSGEAGGDPGPFTAMGVYLGVKAAVAHKLGRESMDGVHVAIQGVGSVGGGLARLLAKDGAKLSIADINKDHAAALAKEIGATVVGLDEVMRVEADVFSPNALGAILDKVSIAHLNVPIVAGGANNQLATPEDGQRIFDRNILFAPDYVINSGGIISVGLEYLGDGDVKEVNRRVAMIPQRLTEIWEQSAAQKLPDSDVADNMAMALIGRG, from the coding sequence ATGAGCGTGATGTGGGACTTGCCGGATTTTGACGACCATGAAGCGGTCCATTTTTTCCACGATGCCGACAGTGGCCTCAGCGCGATTATCGCGCTGCACAGCACCCATCTCGGCCCCGGTGCCGGCGGTACGCGCTTCTGGCACTACGAAAACCGCGAAACCGCAGTAACCGACGCGCTGCGCCTGTCGCGCGGCATGAGCTTCAAGAACGCCATGGCCGGACTGCCACTGGGCGGCGGCAAGGCGGTGATTCTCGCCGACCGCAACCGGACCAAGACACCCGAAATGCTCGCCGCTTTCGGCCGGATGATCGAGTCGCTTGGCGGCCAATATGTGACCGCAGAAGATGTCGGAATCACCGCAGCGGACATGGTCGCTCTGACCAAGGAAACCAAATATGTCTCCGGCCTGCCGGTCAGCAATAGCGGCGAAGCCGGTGGCGATCCCGGACCCTTTACCGCGATGGGCGTCTATCTCGGCGTGAAGGCCGCAGTGGCGCACAAGCTGGGCCGCGAATCCATGGACGGCGTCCATGTCGCGATCCAGGGCGTCGGCAGCGTCGGCGGCGGTCTTGCCCGTCTGCTGGCCAAGGATGGCGCGAAGCTGAGCATCGCCGATATCAACAAGGACCATGCGGCCGCGCTGGCGAAGGAAATCGGCGCGACGGTCGTCGGCCTCGACGAGGTCATGCGGGTCGAGGCAGATGTATTCAGTCCCAATGCCTTGGGCGCGATACTGGATAAAGTCTCTATCGCTCATCTCAATGTTCCGATCGTTGCCGGTGGCGCCAACAACCAGCTAGCGACTCCCGAAGACGGCCAGCGAATCTTCGACCGCAACATCCTGTTTGCACCGGATTATGTCATCAACTCCGGCGGCATCATCAGCGTCGGTCTGGAATATCTCGGCGACGGCGACGTCAAGGAAGTCAATCGACGGGTCGCGATGATTCCACAGCGGCTGACCGAGATCTGGGAACAGAGCGCGGCACAAAAACTTCCGGATTCAGATGTCGCCGACAATATGGCAATGGCGTTGATCGGCCGGGGCTAG
- a CDS encoding Nramp family divalent metal transporter: MKLTRYRPGPGMMVSAAFIGPGTVTACTLAGANFGFALLWALLFATITTIVLQSFAIRIALVTQLGLAEAMLKSVTSPIVRALAALLLISALVLGNAAYEAGNMSGAALGLEAINGGSLPFGMAPVIITIALVASAMLIFSKPRWVENILIALVLLMSAAFILTFLLIRPDLGALLRGFVPSVPEGGLLTAIALIGTTIVPYNLFLHAASVRDRWNKEQMPEAQLDNRISIGIGGLVSMTIMATAAASLFGSGKTIENAVDMAHQLTPLFGNLATITLGAGLFAAGLTSAITAPLATGYIVQEIFTTSNSRWPFRIGALIVILSGMFAALLGYRPVELIFVAQIANGLLLPIIAIFLLRLANNRALLGTYANGVRANILGAAILLITTALGFRLIARALGFWP, encoded by the coding sequence ATGAAACTGACTCGCTACCGCCCCGGCCCCGGCATGATGGTCTCCGCTGCCTTTATCGGCCCGGGAACGGTCACCGCCTGCACATTGGCCGGAGCAAATTTCGGCTTCGCGCTGCTCTGGGCACTGCTGTTCGCCACCATTACCACGATCGTCCTCCAGTCCTTTGCCATCCGCATCGCGCTGGTTACCCAGCTTGGGCTGGCCGAGGCGATGCTGAAGTCCGTGACATCACCGATAGTCCGCGCACTGGCGGCCTTGTTGCTGATTTCCGCGCTCGTCCTCGGGAATGCAGCCTATGAAGCGGGCAATATGTCGGGAGCTGCGCTTGGGCTTGAAGCGATAAACGGCGGTTCGCTTCCCTTCGGCATGGCGCCGGTGATCATCACCATCGCCCTCGTCGCATCGGCCATGCTGATATTTTCGAAACCGCGATGGGTGGAGAATATACTGATAGCATTGGTGCTGCTTATGAGCGCGGCCTTCATCCTGACCTTTCTGCTCATCCGACCCGATCTCGGTGCCTTGCTGCGAGGTTTTGTGCCTTCGGTACCGGAGGGGGGCCTGTTGACCGCAATCGCGCTCATCGGCACCACCATCGTGCCCTATAACCTGTTCCTGCATGCGGCGAGCGTGCGCGACCGTTGGAACAAGGAACAAATGCCCGAAGCGCAACTGGACAACAGGATTTCCATCGGTATCGGCGGGCTGGTATCGATGACGATAATGGCCACCGCCGCGGCCAGTCTTTTCGGCAGCGGCAAGACGATCGAAAATGCGGTCGACATGGCCCATCAGCTTACCCCGCTGTTCGGCAACCTGGCAACGATCACGCTTGGCGCGGGACTCTTTGCAGCGGGCCTGACCTCTGCGATCACCGCTCCGCTGGCCACCGGCTATATCGTGCAGGAAATTTTCACCACCTCCAACTCACGCTGGCCCTTCCGGATCGGTGCACTTATCGTGATTCTCTCCGGAATGTTTGCTGCGTTGCTCGGCTATCGCCCGGTCGAACTGATCTTCGTGGCCCAGATTGCAAATGGTCTGCTACTCCCCATCATCGCGATTTTCCTGCTTCGGCTCGCGAATAACCGCGCGCTACTCGGAACATATGCCAACGGTGTCCGGGCCAATATTCTCGGGGCAGCAATATTGCTGATCACCACCGCTTTGGGTTTCCGGTTGATCGCCCGCGCGCTAGGCTTCTGGCCATGA
- a CDS encoding carboxyltransferase domain-containing protein encodes MTGQTYSIHICDDWISISLPGWDMILAAQSALSTDGHWTEIVPGIDSIAAQFDPALLSPAEAVRIASERMERLAPMASESPSAVKIPVCYDLAFAPDREFVAGKIGIDADILPAWHAARTQRVAMLGFMPGFAYLQSIEECDTIGRLATPRQSVAAGSIGIIGRQSCIYSFDSPGGWPIIGRTPLRLFDPARTKPALLSAGATVCFEPISKDMFDNWETEAEE; translated from the coding sequence GTGACCGGACAGACTTATTCCATTCATATTTGCGATGACTGGATCAGCATTTCTCTGCCCGGTTGGGATATGATACTGGCAGCACAATCCGCGCTATCGACCGACGGTCACTGGACGGAAATTGTCCCTGGTATCGACAGTATAGCGGCCCAGTTCGACCCTGCCCTCCTCTCGCCCGCCGAAGCGGTCCGGATAGCATCGGAACGAATGGAAAGGCTGGCACCCATGGCCAGCGAATCTCCCTCCGCCGTGAAGATTCCCGTGTGCTACGATTTGGCATTTGCTCCGGATCGGGAATTCGTAGCGGGAAAAATCGGGATAGACGCGGATATATTGCCGGCATGGCATGCAGCCCGGACCCAGCGGGTGGCCATGCTTGGTTTCATGCCGGGCTTTGCCTATCTCCAGAGCATCGAGGAATGCGACACAATCGGGCGGCTGGCAACTCCGCGCCAATCAGTAGCGGCCGGTTCGATCGGAATCATTGGTCGCCAGAGTTGCATCTACTCCTTTGACAGCCCGGGCGGATGGCCCATTATCGGCCGGACACCGCTTCGCCTGTTCGATCCGGCCAGAACAAAGCCTGCTCTACTCTCCGCCGGAGCAACCGTGTGCTTTGAACCGATTTCGAAAGACATGTTCGACAATTGGGAAACGGAAGCGGAAGAATGA
- a CDS encoding 2OG-Fe(II) oxygenase, which yields MTQANNTSADYLVALGKVQRFPRKEIELCIVRNFLDSDECSRLVAMIDEQRRPSTIADPNGDDYFRTSETCDLDHQDRFVAEIDAKICGLANIDRKYGEPLQGQRYAVGQEFKAHTDFFDPAGQDFIKYCSISGQRTWTFMLYLNEPDAGGATRFTRFKKSFTPETGTLLCWNNRNVDGSVNEWTLHHGMKVRRGTKYVITKWFREKPWPWNG from the coding sequence ATGACACAAGCCAACAATACATCGGCTGACTATCTTGTCGCACTGGGAAAGGTGCAGCGCTTTCCGCGCAAGGAAATAGAATTGTGCATCGTCAGGAACTTTCTAGACTCCGATGAATGCAGCAGGTTGGTGGCCATGATCGACGAGCAGCGGCGCCCCTCCACCATTGCTGATCCGAACGGTGACGACTATTTTCGAACCAGCGAAACCTGTGATCTCGATCATCAAGACCGGTTCGTAGCGGAAATCGACGCGAAGATCTGCGGCCTTGCCAATATCGACAGAAAATATGGCGAACCTCTGCAGGGCCAGCGTTATGCGGTGGGTCAGGAATTCAAGGCACATACGGATTTTTTCGATCCCGCCGGTCAGGATTTCATCAAATATTGCTCGATCTCCGGACAGCGCACCTGGACCTTCATGCTCTATCTTAACGAACCCGACGCCGGCGGGGCTACACGCTTCACCCGGTTCAAGAAGAGCTTCACCCCGGAAACCGGTACGTTGCTGTGCTGGAACAACCGGAATGTTGATGGCAGCGTCAACGAATGGACATTGCACCACGGCATGAAAGTCCGGCGCGGCACGAAATATGTAATCACCAAATGGTTTCGGGAGAAACCCTGGCCTTGGAACGGATAA
- a CDS encoding DUF983 domain-containing protein produces the protein MAGFETLLDRIVDDMSNRDEASPTPPEASVVPALPKSVSEAFTRGLLGRCPSCGKAKMFPRLLKPVDRCPLCGQDWTAQQADDFPAYVAIIVTGHILAPVIIFMINETAFSMWTNLLIIIIMALALIAALLQPAKGAIIALQWWLGLNGFKKPPRPGAALLSDTGQDR, from the coding sequence ATGGCCGGATTTGAGACTTTGCTCGACAGGATCGTCGACGACATGAGCAACCGCGACGAAGCCTCTCCCACGCCACCGGAAGCATCTGTCGTCCCGGCGCTGCCGAAATCGGTGTCCGAGGCCTTCACGCGCGGCCTGCTCGGCCGCTGCCCCAGCTGCGGTAAAGCCAAGATGTTCCCACGGCTGCTCAAGCCGGTCGACCGTTGCCCGCTATGTGGCCAGGACTGGACCGCGCAACAGGCCGATGATTTCCCCGCCTATGTGGCGATCATCGTCACCGGCCATATACTCGCGCCCGTCATCATCTTCATGATCAACGAGACCGCCTTCTCCATGTGGACCAATCTGCTGATCATAATCATCATGGCGCTTGCCCTGATCGCCGCCCTGCTGCAACCGGCCAAAGGCGCGATCATCGCCCTGCAATGGTGGCTGGGCCTGAACGGATTTAAAAAACCTCCCCGTCCGGGCGCAGCGCTGCTGTCCGACACTGGCCAGGATCGCTGA
- the gspK gene encoding type II secretion system minor pseudopilin GspK: MSEFREIGSGKERGAALLTVLLLVAVIAILAAHGIDRLAGATKLASNARELSQAKAYLIAAESIGMRSAEEIVSLSPGRTINVGGWNGKEQSFPVPGGIITASLSDGGNCFNINSLVTQQQDVLTARPEGVAQFSRLMVMLGILDGDAVDIAESVADWIDSDMVAAPRGAEDQYYLQQETPYRTANALIVDISELRTIKGVTDDVYVRIAPWLCALPTTDLSPININTLRPEQAILLAMLGALPSDLTPARQFLGRRPELGYGSLNDFWAQSYPASLGATSEVQSQVKLTTRWFRVDLAVEMQSALVEERALIDAARQPARLVHRQRGDAF; encoded by the coding sequence GTGAGCGAATTTCGGGAGATAGGGAGCGGGAAAGAACGCGGCGCGGCGCTGCTGACGGTCCTGTTGCTGGTCGCCGTGATCGCGATACTGGCGGCGCACGGGATTGACCGGCTGGCTGGCGCGACCAAGCTGGCCTCCAACGCGCGGGAACTGTCACAGGCCAAGGCCTATCTGATAGCCGCCGAATCGATCGGCATGCGTTCCGCCGAAGAGATCGTATCGCTATCGCCGGGCCGGACGATCAATGTCGGCGGCTGGAACGGCAAGGAGCAGAGCTTTCCCGTGCCGGGCGGGATCATCACGGCATCGCTGTCCGACGGCGGCAATTGTTTCAACATCAACAGTCTCGTCACGCAGCAGCAGGACGTCCTGACGGCAAGGCCGGAAGGGGTGGCGCAATTTTCGCGGCTGATGGTGATGCTGGGCATATTGGACGGCGATGCCGTTGATATTGCGGAGTCGGTCGCGGACTGGATCGACAGCGACATGGTGGCGGCCCCCCGCGGCGCGGAGGATCAATATTATCTGCAGCAGGAGACGCCCTACCGCACGGCCAATGCATTGATCGTCGACATCAGCGAGTTGCGGACCATCAAGGGCGTGACCGACGATGTCTATGTCCGCATCGCGCCCTGGCTGTGCGCGCTGCCGACCACCGATCTTTCGCCAATCAATATCAACACGCTGCGGCCGGAGCAGGCGATCTTGCTGGCGATGCTCGGCGCGTTGCCGTCCGACCTGACACCCGCCCGCCAGTTTCTCGGGCGGCGGCCGGAACTGGGATATGGCAGCCTCAATGATTTCTGGGCGCAATCCTATCCGGCGAGCCTCGGTGCGACGTCCGAAGTCCAGAGCCAGGTCAAGCTGACCACCCGCTGGTTCCGCGTCGATCTCGCGGTCGAGATGCAAAGCGCGCTGGTCGAGGAGCGCGCCCTGATCGATGCGGCGCGGCAACCGGCCCGGCTGGTCCACCGCCAGCGTGGCGATGCGTTTTAA
- the pxpA gene encoding 5-oxoprolinase subunit PxpA encodes MTRVIDLNADLGEDESPDGIARDIAIMNVVSSCNIATGGHAGSEKSMRTMLSAAKAKAIAPGAHPSYPDRAGFGRTSMNITLTDLVVSLTEQLRTIAAIAAEVGVALTHIKPHGALYNDAQDDPDLARLLVDIASQSRLPLMGMAGSLIQQASSEGNIGFITEAFIDRRYTSEGRLVPRSEAGAVIAQEDQRIRQGLDLARGAALTTQDGSTLTVPAQSLCLHSDSDGALETATKMRRALEQAGMVIGTVGL; translated from the coding sequence ATGACCCGTGTCATCGATCTGAATGCCGACCTTGGCGAAGACGAAAGTCCTGACGGCATCGCTCGCGATATCGCTATCATGAATGTCGTCTCCAGCTGCAACATCGCGACCGGCGGCCATGCCGGTTCGGAAAAAAGCATGCGCACCATGCTATCCGCCGCGAAGGCCAAGGCGATCGCTCCGGGCGCCCACCCCTCATATCCGGACCGGGCAGGTTTCGGCCGCACCTCCATGAATATCACGCTCACGGACCTGGTTGTGAGCCTGACGGAGCAGTTGCGTACCATCGCCGCGATTGCAGCAGAAGTCGGTGTGGCGCTTACCCACATCAAGCCGCATGGCGCTCTGTACAATGATGCTCAGGATGATCCCGATCTGGCCAGACTGCTGGTCGACATCGCGTCGCAATCCAGACTTCCGCTAATGGGCATGGCCGGATCGCTAATCCAGCAGGCGTCATCAGAGGGAAATATCGGTTTTATCACCGAAGCATTCATTGACCGGCGATATACTAGCGAGGGTAGACTGGTTCCACGCAGCGAAGCAGGGGCAGTCATTGCACAGGAGGACCAGCGAATCCGGCAAGGCCTTGATCTGGCGCGCGGCGCCGCACTGACCACGCAGGACGGATCAACGCTGACCGTTCCTGCGCAAAGCCTCTGCCTCCATTCGGACAGCGACGGAGCTCTGGAAACAGCGACAAAAATGCGCAGGGCGCTGGAACAGGCTGGCATGGTGATCGGAACGGTCGGGTTGTGA
- a CDS encoding phytase codes for MKNILSPLLLGSLALSGCATPSGTVSSAPTLALTADAETVPVGTVNRDAADDPAIWRNAEDPANSLIIGTDKRAGLYVYGLDGSKKSFLPEGELNNVDLREVMIGGEKTVLVGASIRNDRANAHIGLYRLDSESAELTLLGKYPAGPGEAYGFCFGQDSGGETFAYMIEKSGFVREITLAFDGGTPSARITREYKLATQPEGCVVDDRTGRLYVGEENSGIWLFDLNADNFEPQRFANINGKELVADVEGLALAPEGLNGGYLVASSQGDNAYVLYDLITGAYVNRFRLVDGAIDGTSETDGIEVILGDFGPAYPEGLMVMQDGANEGGTQNFKLVSWSKIKAAVAP; via the coding sequence ATGAAAAATATACTCTCCCCTCTGCTGCTCGGCAGCCTCGCTCTGTCCGGTTGCGCAACCCCCTCAGGTACGGTCTCTTCAGCGCCGACGCTCGCACTGACGGCCGACGCGGAAACCGTTCCGGTCGGCACCGTCAACCGCGATGCGGCGGATGATCCGGCGATCTGGCGCAATGCCGAAGATCCGGCGAACAGCCTGATCATCGGGACCGACAAGCGCGCCGGTCTCTATGTCTACGGTCTGGATGGCAGCAAGAAATCCTTCCTGCCGGAAGGCGAGCTGAACAATGTGGATCTGCGCGAAGTCATGATCGGCGGCGAGAAGACCGTGCTGGTCGGCGCGAGCATCCGCAACGACCGCGCCAACGCGCATATCGGTCTCTACCGGCTCGATTCCGAATCCGCGGAACTGACTTTGCTGGGCAAATATCCGGCCGGTCCCGGCGAAGCTTATGGGTTCTGCTTCGGTCAGGACAGCGGCGGCGAGACCTTTGCCTATATGATCGAGAAAAGCGGCTTTGTCCGCGAGATCACTTTAGCATTTGATGGCGGCACACCGAGCGCTCGTATTACGCGCGAATATAAGCTGGCGACCCAGCCGGAGGGCTGCGTCGTCGATGACCGCACCGGGCGGCTTTATGTCGGCGAAGAGAATAGCGGCATATGGCTGTTCGATCTGAATGCCGACAATTTCGAGCCGCAGCGCTTTGCCAATATCAATGGCAAAGAACTGGTCGCCGATGTTGAAGGACTGGCACTGGCCCCGGAAGGTCTGAATGGCGGCTATCTGGTAGCCTCCAGCCAGGGCGACAATGCCTATGTGCTCTATGACCTGATCACAGGCGCCTATGTGAACCGCTTCCGCCTGGTCGATGGCGCCATAGACGGCACGTCGGAAACGGACGGGATCGAAGTCATATTGGGTGACTTTGGCCCGGCCTATCCCGAAGGGCTGATGGTGATGCAGGATGGTGCAAATGAAGGCGGCACACAGAATTTCAAGCTGGTAAGCTGGTCGAAGATCAAGGCTGCCGTCGCGCCATAA
- a CDS encoding TonB-dependent receptor, with product MAKISKFRKELLIGSAAVLLALPGVATAGTVSGVVSDSSETRGLQAAQVRIVELDRVVTTGRDGSYRFPDVPAGTYTLETRYIGADTSQTSITISDASPTVANILLQSGAGTEILVIGQSANQASSLSRKREADGVSSVLTRDAIGQFPDQNVAESLRRVPGVNILNDQGEGRFVSVRGLDPNLNASSLNGVRIPSPESDVRSVALDVISSDLIESIEIKKSLTPDMDGDTIGASIEIKTVSAFDRKKDLLTGKIEGSYNDYAGHVSPKGSVDFSTRLTDNIGVAGGLSYYKRKFETDNIEAEGWDTNDDGVVYAEEVQYRDYDVERERISASLSFDFRASDSTELYVRGIYSQFDDQEFRGRTTFKLDEEASSGDANSALFDDADGEIEIERDIKDRMESQKIRSVVLGGKTETGPWKVEYSGSWSKSSENEDGSLDPTTFSNKFEDDGLSVLFDYADGRIPTYSYASGSALANDPGLYELDDVELTALSAAEDEEYSAKLDVSRQFAMGNGDFTVQAGFKGRWREKRYDNDVEFYEDSTGTYTLADVLGTQTYRITDLGPVASHSGPTEYFRANFGDFELQEIDSQFDSAVSDYVNQEDIYAGYLLGRWDSDKLRVIGGVRFERTENVISANTVTLVEEDATFGGVTFTEDTVVVAPNSFTRSYDDWLPSLNIRFEPQRNLVLRAAGYRSVVRPNLSDLAPRFAVEQNDDDEREGEFGNPDLLPYEAWNFDASAEFYFSSNGALTANLFYKDIKNFIVESLEENGTRFGIDFDEATIPINGSSAEVFGIELGFAQALNFLPDPLDGFLVNFNYTYTDATGTVPTDGDITDLRSITLPSSSKHTFNAVLGYEKGPFDFRLAGTYRDRYLDELGAEAGEDRYVDNHFQLDASVKFKLNKNIRLFAEWININNAKYFAYQNFDTRKRLLQYEEYGSTFKFGAKITM from the coding sequence ATGGCCAAAATATCTAAGTTTCGCAAAGAGTTACTAATCGGATCGGCGGCTGTCCTGCTGGCTCTGCCGGGCGTCGCTACGGCCGGTACGGTGAGCGGCGTGGTCAGCGACTCCAGCGAAACCAGAGGCTTGCAGGCGGCCCAGGTCCGCATCGTCGAGCTGGACCGGGTGGTCACCACCGGTCGCGACGGCAGCTATCGCTTCCCCGATGTGCCGGCCGGCACCTATACGCTGGAGACCCGCTATATCGGCGCGGACACCAGCCAGACCAGCATCACGATCAGCGACGCCAGCCCCACTGTCGCCAATATACTGCTGCAAAGCGGTGCAGGCACGGAAATCCTGGTCATCGGCCAGAGTGCCAACCAGGCCAGTTCGCTTTCCCGCAAGCGCGAGGCCGATGGTGTTTCCTCGGTCCTGACCCGGGATGCGATCGGCCAGTTTCCCGACCAGAATGTCGCTGAATCGCTCCGCCGCGTTCCAGGTGTCAACATCCTCAACGACCAGGGCGAAGGCCGCTTTGTATCGGTCCGCGGCCTCGACCCCAATCTGAACGCGTCCTCGCTCAACGGTGTGCGCATCCCCTCGCCCGAAAGCGATGTCCGCTCGGTGGCGCTCGACGTCATTTCCAGCGACCTGATCGAATCGATCGAAATCAAGAAATCGCTGACCCCCGACATGGACGGCGACACGATCGGCGCCTCGATCGAAATCAAGACGGTCAGCGCCTTTGACCGCAAGAAAGACCTGCTGACCGGCAAGATCGAGGGCAGCTACAATGATTATGCCGGCCATGTTTCACCAAAGGGCAGCGTCGATTTCTCGACCCGTCTGACCGATAATATCGGCGTCGCGGGCGGCCTGTCCTATTACAAGCGCAAGTTCGAAACCGATAATATCGAAGCCGAAGGCTGGGATACCAATGATGACGGCGTCGTCTATGCCGAGGAGGTCCAGTACCGCGACTATGACGTCGAACGCGAACGGATCAGCGCCTCGCTGTCCTTCGATTTCCGCGCCAGCGACAGCACCGAACTCTATGTGCGCGGCATCTACAGCCAGTTCGATGATCAGGAATTTCGCGGACGCACGACCTTCAAGCTCGACGAGGAAGCCAGCAGCGGCGACGCCAACAGCGCTCTGTTCGACGACGCCGACGGTGAAATCGAGATCGAACGGGACATCAAGGACCGCATGGAAAGCCAGAAGATCCGTTCCGTCGTGCTCGGCGGCAAGACCGAAACCGGTCCCTGGAAAGTTGAATATTCGGGCAGCTGGTCGAAATCGAGCGAGAATGAAGATGGTTCGCTCGACCCCACGACCTTTTCCAACAAGTTCGAAGACGACGGGCTCAGCGTCCTGTTCGATTATGCGGACGGTCGCATCCCGACTTACAGCTACGCTTCCGGTTCTGCCCTGGCCAACGACCCTGGTCTATATGAGCTGGACGATGTCGAACTGACCGCTCTGTCGGCGGCAGAGGACGAGGAATATTCGGCAAAGCTGGACGTCTCCCGCCAGTTCGCGATGGGCAATGGTGATTTCACCGTGCAGGCCGGCTTCAAGGGCCGCTGGCGCGAAAAACGCTACGACAATGACGTTGAATTTTACGAAGACAGCACCGGCACTTACACGCTAGCCGATGTGCTGGGCACCCAGACCTATCGTATCACCGATCTTGGTCCGGTTGCCAGCCATAGCGGTCCCACGGAATATTTCCGCGCCAATTTCGGCGATTTCGAACTTCAGGAAATCGACAGCCAGTTTGATTCCGCTGTTTCCGACTATGTGAACCAGGAAGATATTTACGCCGGCTATCTGCTGGGTCGCTGGGACAGCGACAAGCTGCGCGTCATCGGCGGTGTGCGCTTCGAGAGGACCGAAAATGTCATCTCCGCCAACACGGTGACCCTGGTCGAGGAAGACGCAACCTTTGGCGGCGTGACCTTTACCGAAGACACAGTCGTGGTTGCACCCAACAGCTTCACGCGCAGCTATGACGACTGGCTGCCGAGCCTCAATATCCGCTTCGAACCGCAGCGCAATCTGGTATTGCGCGCTGCCGGCTACCGCAGCGTCGTGAGACCCAATCTGTCCGATCTGGCCCCCCGTTTCGCTGTCGAACAAAATGACGATGACGAGCGCGAAGGTGAATTCGGCAATCCCGACCTGCTGCCTTACGAAGCCTGGAACTTCGATGCGTCCGCCGAATTTTACTTCAGCTCGAACGGCGCGCTGACGGCGAACCTGTTCTACAAGGATATCAAGAATTTCATCGTCGAATCGCTTGAGGAGAACGGCACCCGCTTCGGCATAGACTTTGACGAGGCAACCATCCCGATCAACGGCAGCAGCGCCGAGGTTTTCGGCATCGAACTGGGCTTTGCGCAGGCACTCAATTTTCTGCCCGATCCGCTCGACGGCTTTCTCGTCAACTTCAACTATACCTATACCGATGCCACCGGCACGGTGCCGACGGACGGTGATATCACCGATCTGCGCAGCATCACTCTGCCGAGCAGCTCCAAGCACACGTTCAACGCGGTACTGGGTTACGAGAAAGGCCCGTTCGATTTTCGTCTCGCGGGCACCTATCGGGACCGCTATCTTGACGAACTCGGCGCGGAAGCCGGCGAGGACCGGTATGTCGACAATCATTTCCAGCTCGACGCCAGCGTGAAGTTCAAGCTGAACAAGAATATCCGGTTGTTCGCCGAATGGATCAATATCAACAATGCCAAATATTTCGCCTATCAGAATTTCGATACGCGTAAGCGGCTGTTGCAATATGAAGAATATGGCTCGACCTTCAAATTTGGCGCAAAGATAACGATGTGA
- the gspJ gene encoding type II secretion system minor pseudopilin GspJ: protein MDKIPANSRDRNGFTLVEMMVALFIFAMLSVAGVIMLRSAVDSDEITAENLGQMAEMQRFVSLMEADLSQALPRTHRDDRGDRMPAFASESGGAEAAFLKFTRGGQSNINGQARSNLERVEYRLRDGNLERWRYRMTDGGSIDQPAVLISNVDTLEVRFRDKRGLWSGRWETERLADLPRAIEIQFDQQGRRYRHLFLVGTGYL from the coding sequence ATGGACAAAATTCCTGCCAATTCCCGCGATCGCAACGGCTTCACTCTGGTCGAGATGATGGTCGCGCTGTTCATTTTCGCGATGCTCTCGGTCGCCGGGGTGATCATGCTGCGCTCGGCTGTCGACAGCGACGAGATAACCGCAGAGAATCTGGGGCAGATGGCGGAAATGCAGCGCTTTGTTTCCTTGATGGAGGCTGACCTGAGCCAGGCCTTGCCGCGAACCCACCGCGATGATCGCGGCGACCGGATGCCGGCTTTTGCCAGCGAGAGTGGCGGAGCCGAGGCGGCCTTTTTGAAATTCACGCGGGGTGGCCAGAGCAATATCAATGGTCAGGCGCGATCGAACCTGGAACGGGTTGAATATCGTCTGAGGGACGGCAATCTGGAGCGCTGGCGATACCGGATGACCGATGGCGGATCGATTGATCAGCCAGCGGTACTGATCTCGAACGTGGATACACTGGAAGTCCGCTTTCGCGACAAGCGCGGGCTGTGGTCCGGCCGCTGGGAAACCGAGCGACTGGCAGATTTGCCGCGAGCGATCGAGATCCAGTTCGATCAGCAAGGGCGGCGATATCGGCATTTGTTTCTGGTCGGGACGGGCTATTTGTGA